GGACGGGGTAGAAATGGTGCGGAAAATGCGCTAAAGATCATAAGGGCTCAAACACTTATCGTCAGTATCACCAGTGATATGCTTTTTCCTCCTGAGGAACAGAAATTTTTAGCAAAATATATACCCGGTGCCAAACATGTATCCATTGATTCTTTTTATGGACACGACGGCTTTTTAATTGAAACTAAACAGATAAGTAATGCAATAGCAATTTTTCTAGGGAAAGTTCATCCTGCGGCACACAATCGTAGTTTGCAGTCACTTACCTGATTGTATGAAGAAAAAAGAAGGACTAACAGAATTATTTTAATGAGCAAAAAACTAACTTTAGGACTATTTGGCTTTGGTGTGGTAGGCCAAGGTCTTTATGATATTATAAAAACTAAGAAGCTAAACCTCGAGATCAAGCGTTTCGCTATTAAGAATCCCGATAAAAAAAGAACACTTCCTTTAGATTTGTTTACCACGAATGCCGACGATATCTTAGACGACCCGGAAATAAACACAATCGTTGAACTTATAGATGATGCAGAAGCGGCCTTTAATATTGTTTCTAAAGCGTTAAAAACAGGTAAAAATGTGGTTTCGGCTAACAAAAAGATGATTGCTAACCACTTGCAGGAATTGGTAGATTTACAACATGAATATGGAACCAGCTTGCTTTATGAAGGCGCGGTATGTGGTAGTATTCCTATCATAAGAAATTTAGAAGAGTATTATGATAATGAGTTGTTACATTCCGTAAGTGGTATTTTTAACGGCTCTTCGAATTATATTCTTTCAAAGATTTTCAACGAATATATTGACTATGATACCGCTTTAAAGCAAGCCCAACATTTGGGCTTCGCAGAAACGGACCCCACCTTGGATGTGGGTGGTTTTGATGCCAAGTTTAAATTAGCGATTGTGGCCTCTCATGCATATGGCCTTTACGTTAAACCAGAAGAAATATTAAATATTGGCATCGACAAGTTAAATGATTATGACGTTCGTTTTGCGCGTGAAAAAAACTATAAAATCAAGTTGATCCCTACGGCCAAGGAGATCGGCAATGAAAAAGTGATCCTTTATGTGATTCCTAAATTTGTGACGGCCAAGAGTATACTTTACGCCGTTGAGAATGAATATAACGGTGTAGTAGTTCAAGCTGCTTTTGCTGACCAACAGTTTTTTTATGGGAAAGGTGCCGGCGGACATCCCACTGGATCGGCCGTTCTATCTGATATAGCGGCGCTTCGCTATGATTATCGTTACGAGTACAAAAAACATATTGCTGCTACGCAGTTGATACATAGTAACGACCACAATATTACCGTCTATCTACGGTATAATAATGAAGGCTTGGTTGAAAAACTGAATTTCTTGAAAGTATCGGAGCGTTACTATGCGCGTGACTTTAAGTACATTATTGGCGATATTAATTTAGAATCTTTGATTGAATACAAAGATATCTTGAATGCTGATAATAGTTTTGTTGTAGAAATCGCTTAATGAGAGAAAGAATTCTGGAATAACTTATGGAGCTCTGCTCACTTGTACGTTAGGAGTTATTAATGTTCGGGGTTAATATTCTCCTAACGCGCGACCTAAATATGTTGTGCAATGATATAGGCACTGGCCCATGCCCACTGAAAGTTATAGCCGCCCAACCACCCGGTAACATCCAAACACTCCCCGCCAAAAAATAATCCGGAAACCTTTTTTGCTTCCAAGGTTTTCGATGATAGCTCTTGTGTATCAACCCCTCCTTTCATCACTTCGGCTTTATCGTAGCCTTTAGTACCTGCTGGTTTAACAACAAAGTGGTGGATAACACGATGTACTTCTTTTGCCTCTTGTTTACTCATTGAAGCAATTTTCTTGTCTATTGGTAAGAATTTGCCGAGTGCCTCGGCAAATTTTTTAGTAAAGTGATCTTGCAATATATTTAGCAATAGGCGTTTACCGCCTCGCCCTCTCTCCTCTTGAATGACGTGCATAATATCAATATGCGGCAATAAGTTGATATGGATACTTTCGCCTGGCTGCCAATAGGAAGAAATCTGTAGTATAGCTGGTCCGCTCAACCCCCAGTGTGTAAATAAGATACTTTCTTCAAAGCTAATGATGTCGTTAGAAACTCTACTGAAAATACTATTTCCAGCAAGCGCGCTGAACCAGTCGGCATCTTTACCGGTGATAGTTAAAGGCACCAGTGCAGGGGTAGTTGGCACAACGTGTAAATTAAATTGTTGCGCTATTTTAAGTGCAAAATCACTGGCTCCTAGTTTAGGTATTGGAAGCCCACCACTAGCTATTACTACTGATCGGGCAGTCGCTATGTCCGTTTTACCATGTCTGCTGAAGCCAACATTAAATAGCTTATCGCTACGCTTGGTAACGCTTGTAACTACTGTATCCAAGTATAAAGGTTGCGTTAATTGTTGCAATAGCTTAATGAACACGCCAACCACATCTTTTGCTTTATTGCTAATTGGAAAAAGTTGCCCCAGTGTTTTCTCATGTCCGGATATACCGTTACTTTCAAAAAAATCTATAGTATCCTGAACGGTCCATTGAGATAATGCCGCTTTGCAGAAATGTTCATTTTTGGAAAGAAAGTTCTTAGGGGCTGTATAAAGATTAGTGTAATTACAGCGACCACCACCAGAAATTAATATTTTAGCACCTGGCCGATCATTTTTTTCTAATAGAAGCACCTTTTTGTTGAGGTAGCCAGCTTGTACGCCGCACATCATACCACAAGCTCCGGCGCCTATAATGATAGCGTCGTAAATCATGAAAGATCAATTACTCGTCGTTCTGCATGGCTTTTTAGACCCAACTCTAAGATTTCAATGACATCCTTGGCCTGTTCTGGCTTTACAACAAGTTCTGCCGTTCCATGAATAGCATCCCTAACATTCTCGTAAAAACCAGGATAATTACCCTTTTTACTTGGAATCGGTCCTCTTGCGTCAAAACCTGAGCCTTTGGTATCGGTATGCAATATGCCCCAAATATCGCTTGGTTCTTCCCCCCAATTAGATGTGTTTAATGGTGTCCTGCCTTCCTTAAGCGCTACCTCTTGTGGATCAACACCATGCTTTACAAAAGCACCATCCGTACCATATAGTGCAAACCTTGGCGTAGGTTCTTTTATAAGCATACTGCCTTTTAGAGACACTTTCAGGTTGTGATAGTAAAGCATTATCTCAAAATCATCTACGGCCTTTACGCCTTCCCGCATTTTGCGTAGATAAGTAAAGATCGCTTGAGGTTTTCCAAACAATTGAAGACTTTGGTCGATCAGATGGGCGCCTAGGTCGAAAAAAATACCTGAACCTGGAAGGTCTTCCTCGCGCCAAGCTCCTGGACGAAGGTAGTTTCGGAAACGGTCATAACGTACTTCATAAGTTACAAGCCGACCCAATTCACCGCTTTTCAAAACATCCTGAACGGTTAGATAATCACTGTGCCACCGAGCACTATGAAAAACAGATAATATCTTACCCTGTTTTTGGGCTAAAGCGATTAATTCCTCTGCGTCCGTCGCAGTATTGGTAAACGGTTTTTCTACTACTACGTGTTTACCAGCAAGTAGTGCATCTTTAGTTAATGAAAAATGTACTGAGTTGGCTGTTGCTACGATAACTAGCTCGATATCTGGATCCTGGATAATATCTTGGGGGTCGGCCACAATTTGGGTTTGCGGGTATTTTGAGTGGATAATGGCCTGCTGCTCAGCTCTGCGTGCATAGATCGTATGCAGTCTTAAACCGGGCACACAATTGATAATGGGCGCATGGAATACCTGGCCGGCCATACCAAAGCCAATAAGGCCTACATTGATGGATTGTTGCATAGAGAGCGAAGATACGGAAATGGGGAGATATCAGGAAAGCCTAATTAACTTATGTTATTAATAATAAAAAATTACTTTGTAATAATGTTTTGGTAACAGTATAAAATAAAAAAGAGATCGATTTAATTGATCTCTTTTCAGTGAAGTTTCAAATAGTTACTGTCTTAGAATGATTTTTTTTGGAGCTATACCGACCTCGATATTTCCAACGGGAGAACCGTTATTTGCGTATCTATGTATTTTTCCTTTTGAAGTAAAGTCCCCAGCATCAGCTATCCAAATTTCTCCAAGTTCTATTCCACCAAGACCATAAGGATATTTAATTTCCTCATTGTCGATAAACTTCACTGCATCGCGTGTAGTAAGATCCATCAATAGCACTATATTTTTATCGTCCTCGAAGTTATCACTTATAAGTAACGCTTGATTGCCTACTACCAGCATTTTCTTTGCCCCATAGTTAAACTTAACCGGAGATTCATTAGTTTGTGTATTAATTACATACAAACTTGAGGGGTTGGTGTTTGTTTCCACTGCGTTCGCAAAAATTCTGCTTCTAACTGAATCTACCGTTAAACTGGTGACATTATCTGCTACTTCAATTGTGCGGTCAATGGATAATGGCGACGGGTTTAGAACGAAGACTCTATTGTCAAATTCACCAGTTGACCAACCGTTCTCAGAACCGGAATTGGCAACATAAAGCCTGCCATTAAATCGTACAATTTCTTCTGGTGTACGCCCTACTTGGATAGAATCAGTTTTTTCCAACGAAGACGTATCAATGGCAACCACGTGGTTATTATAGTTTGTAACGAAAATTTTATTACCGGCATAAGCGAGGCTCCTGGGTTTATTCATTGGAATTGTAGCAATAATTTCTCCATTCGAATAGTCCAACACTTCAATCTTGTTAGATTCGGTAACCGTAACGTAGAGCTTAGCGCCATGTCTTAACATATCATTTGCGTTATCGCCCAGGGTAGCACCATCATTTATTTCCGAAAAGACGTTGTCATTATACTGCTGGGAATTCAGCGTGAAAAAACCCAGAGTGGCATCTGATTGACCAAACCTACCTTCATTCAAAATGTACATGCCAATATGATCAGGTATTTGCGGTTCGGGACCTACGTCATCATTCTTGTTACAAGCCCCTAAAGTAAGTAAAGTAAATCCCAGTAAACTTAGGTAAAAATAGTTTAGTTTTCTTTTCATCTGTTGATTATAAAAAATGTATGTTATTTGCTTATCACCAGCTATAACGTGCTATCGAAGCATAATGCTACTAGAGAAGATGTCTTTTCTTTGATCAGCACCAAAGCACTTTAATAAACGCCTTCTTAAAAGGTCTATTTAACACAAACTTACATAAATTTCTTCGATATGCAATTACATAGATTGTCTACTTTATAGTCTATAATGTAGGTCTTATTTGTTAAATGTTCTAATATCATGCCATTTAAGAGTATTTTTATATTTTAGCTTCATAAAACCTCAAGTGTAATGAGAAAGTTCACCATTTTCTTACTATCTTTTACCCTCATGACAGCTTCCGCCCAACATTTAGACACTGTATTCCTGAGGAATCTTTTGGAAAGTCACCCTGAGTTGTTCAAGACGGTATTAGAGCATCCGCAAAGGCACGAAATACAGATTTTATATACGCAAATAGATCGTGATGAAAACGATATCCCACATTTTAAGTCGTTTGGTTACCGGATGGATCCCTCGTGGTACTTCTACCCTGCTAGTACTGTAAAATTACCTACATCTATCTTTGCTCTCGAGAAAATAAATGCATTGCGTATCAAAGGGCTAAATAAAGAAACGAGCTTAAAAATAGATAGTGCCTGGGATAAACAAACTTCAGTCAGCACAGACTCTTCTTCGGCCAATGGTTTACCTAGCATTGGCCACTATATCAAAAAGATTCTACTGACGAGTGATAATGATGCTTATAATCGTTTGTTCGAATTTCTTGGCCGTGCTGAAATTAACCAACACTTGCGTAAACATGGGGCTGACAACAGTCGTATTGTTAATAGATTGGCAATAGGCGACAAGGGCGAATCGGCAAAACATACCAATCCCTTTACGTTTTATGAAGGTGATAAAATCATTTACCAGCAGAAAGCGCAATATGATCCTAACGATTATCCATTAAAACTTCAAAATGTTGTACGAGGAAAGGGGTATATTAGTGCTAACGATAGCTTAATTCATGAACCCTTCAGCTTTGAAGGATTAAACGTGTATCCTCTAGCGGATCAGCAGCTTATTCTAAAGAAACTGCTATTTCCTGAAGCATTTGCAAAAGATGAACGCTTCTTACTTACACCGGAGGATTATAAGTTTATTTACTATTATATGTCGCGCTTCCCACAGGAAGTAGATTATCCGAAATACGATGCGCAAGACTTCTGGCCTACCTATAGTAAGCTCCTCTATTTTGGTCGCGACAAAAAGCACCAGTTAACGGATAGTATCAGAAGTTTCAACAAATACGGTGATTCTTACGGTTACAATATCGACAATGCCTATATCGTTGATTTTGAACATGGTGTAGAATTTCTACTCGCCGCGGTAGTACAAGCAAATAAAAATAATATCTATAACGATGGAGTTTACGAATATAAAGAGGTGACCTATCCTTTTTTGAAGAATCTGGGTCGTGTTATCTATGAGTATGAGCTCCAACGAAGAAAAAAGGTAAAACCAAATCTGAATAGGTTTCAATTTTGAGAACGATAGCTTATTTTCGAAATGTAGGCAGCTACGCAATTCTCAAAAGCCTAGCCACCCTCATAGTAGGTTAAATAGTCACCGTGTCAAAAAGATTTTCAAAGCAGGAAAAGGTTTGATTTGCAGTGTCAATTACCTTTGTCTCATCTTCTTCTGATTTAGCGATGTTGTTGAGTACGGCGGTAAATACTGCCCATTTCTGACCGGTGGTTTCTCCATAACCAGAAAAAAAAGATATGCCGTCGACAATACCATTCTTTTCAAGCATTTTTACAATAATACTGCCTCCCATAATAGACCCTTCCATAACATACAGTGCTCCCATAGCTTCCAATACATCTGACATACTAGGTATCCGAACCTCGGGGAGGGCATCTACCCGCCCGACTAGTGCTTCAATATCACGTTTAAGATAAGATGAGTCTCGTCTCTCTTTATGATCGGGTAACAGTTCGTCGGTAATGAAGGGGGTAATAGCTTTTTCTACCGTACTGAAATAAGCGTAGAAATATTTTAAAAAATCAGCATAGTCTTCTTCACTACGAATAGCTTTTAATTTTTCTACAACCTTCTTTTCGAGCTGTTGATGAGCCGATTTAGTCTCTTCTTTGATTTTTGCGCTGAGCATATTTAGATATTATATTACTTATTGATACATAAAGGTCACTACTAACCTCTATATAAATAACTTTATTCGTTTTATTTTATTTTTGGTATTAAAAAAATATTTCCTAAATTTTATTAAGATTTTTCCGAAAGAAAAGCCGGTATTCTTAAAATAGCTCATTAGCTATTACGTTTACATACAAAACAAGGCATAATGCCGTCGTTTTCACAATGTAATACATTGAAATCGACATGTTCTGTTATCCCCTCTATTCTACCTCTTTCACTATATTGCCAAATATCCCAAGGTCTTTCAATATAATCCGGTCCGTCTTCTCTTTCGTAGTGTGCTATCCATAAGGGGTAATTGTCAAATGCTGATCCCAAAAAATCTCTGTAAAATGTGGTATAGGTGTAAATTACTGGTTGTACGCCGTAATGTTCTTGAAGCCTGTTTAAGCATGCTTCCAAGTTATTTCTTAGTGTTATTTTATCTGTTTTATAGGTGTGTTCTATATCTACTACTGGCGCCAAACAGTCGTTTAGTATTCCCACCCTTTTTATGTATAATTCTGCTTGTTTTATACCATCTTTATTGGGGTGAAAATATAAATAGGCCCCTCTTTTTAACCCATATCTTTTTGCTTCTTGCCAATTGTATTTAAATTTCTTATCCGTTCGCATGCCCATTGTAGCCCGCATATACACAAAAGAAATGCTAATATCCCTATCTTGTGGTGTAGAAACTTTTTTCCAGTTTATGTCTCCTTGATACTGAGAAATATCTATTCCATGTGTGTGAAACCCTTTTGGTACAGAAATGCCAAAATGCATGGGCTCATGAAAAATCAGCTGATCCAACAATGCGATGGCCATTACGCCGACAACACTTATGCCTACCACAATCAACTTCCAGTGCCTAATTAACCTTTGTTCTTTTCTCCTGCTTTTCCGCACTGTTTTTTTTGCCATTGATAAACAACACTGTCTAAAATGATGCGCTGATCATTCTATCGGCTCCCTGCATATCTTGTAGAAGACGTACCACTTTAAAGCCTTTTTTATACAATAAGTTTTTTACCTCCACCCCGTAGTTACTGTTGATCTCGAAATATAGCTTTCCCTTAGGTTGTAAATGTTCTAATGCAAAAGAAGCGATGGTTTCATAAAATAACAATGGCGCCTTCTCTTCAACAAACAAGGCGAGATGTGGTTCAAATTGCAGTACATTTGGGTGCATCTCTTCTTTTTCTCCAGGTGTGATATAAGGTGGATTACTGACAATGATATCGAATTTTTGCCCATCCTGAAAAACAAACTCCCAATCCAAAATATCGGCTAACATAAAATTTATGGAAGTATGGTGTTTGGCTGCATTATATTTTGCTATTTCCAATGCCTCTCTGGAAATATCCACTGCCCAAACCTGAGCATCTCTTAGATGTGCTTTTAAAGCAGAGGGAATACATCCACTACCTGTGCCTATATCGATGATTTGTAAGGGTTGATCAATAGACGATGAATGATCTTGTATGATCAAATCAACTAGTTCCTCTGTTTCCGGACGGGGAATCAAGACTTTTTCTGTTACTTTTAAATGAAGCCCCATAAACCATGCTACGCCTAAA
This Olivibacter sp. SDN3 DNA region includes the following protein-coding sequences:
- a CDS encoding homoserine dehydrogenase, whose translation is MSKKLTLGLFGFGVVGQGLYDIIKTKKLNLEIKRFAIKNPDKKRTLPLDLFTTNADDILDDPEINTIVELIDDAEAAFNIVSKALKTGKNVVSANKKMIANHLQELVDLQHEYGTSLLYEGAVCGSIPIIRNLEEYYDNELLHSVSGIFNGSSNYILSKIFNEYIDYDTALKQAQHLGFAETDPTLDVGGFDAKFKLAIVASHAYGLYVKPEEILNIGIDKLNDYDVRFAREKNYKIKLIPTAKEIGNEKVILYVIPKFVTAKSILYAVENEYNGVVVQAAFADQQFFYGKGAGGHPTGSAVLSDIAALRYDYRYEYKKHIAATQLIHSNDHNITVYLRYNNEGLVEKLNFLKVSERYYARDFKYIIGDINLESLIEYKDILNADNSFVVEIA
- a CDS encoding YncE family protein gives rise to the protein MKRKLNYFYLSLLGFTLLTLGACNKNDDVGPEPQIPDHIGMYILNEGRFGQSDATLGFFTLNSQQYNDNVFSEINDGATLGDNANDMLRHGAKLYVTVTESNKIEVLDYSNGEIIATIPMNKPRSLAYAGNKIFVTNYNNHVVAIDTSSLEKTDSIQVGRTPEEIVRFNGRLYVANSGSENGWSTGEFDNRVFVLNPSPLSIDRTIEVADNVTSLTVDSVRSRIFANAVETNTNPSSLYVINTQTNESPVKFNYGAKKMLVVGNQALLISDNFEDDKNIVLLMDLTTRDAVKFIDNEEIKYPYGLGGIELGEIWIADAGDFTSKGKIHRYANNGSPVGNIEVGIAPKKIILRQ
- a CDS encoding NAD(P)/FAD-dependent oxidoreductase produces the protein MIYDAIIIGAGACGMMCGVQAGYLNKKVLLLEKNDRPGAKILISGGGRCNYTNLYTAPKNFLSKNEHFCKAALSQWTVQDTIDFFESNGISGHEKTLGQLFPISNKAKDVVGVFIKLLQQLTQPLYLDTVVTSVTKRSDKLFNVGFSRHGKTDIATARSVVIASGGLPIPKLGASDFALKIAQQFNLHVVPTTPALVPLTITGKDADWFSALAGNSIFSRVSNDIISFEESILFTHWGLSGPAILQISSYWQPGESIHINLLPHIDIMHVIQEERGRGGKRLLLNILQDHFTKKFAEALGKFLPIDKKIASMSKQEAKEVHRVIHHFVVKPAGTKGYDKAEVMKGGVDTQELSSKTLEAKKVSGLFFGGECLDVTGWLGGYNFQWAWASAYIIAQHI
- a CDS encoding serine hydrolase, which encodes MRKFTIFLLSFTLMTASAQHLDTVFLRNLLESHPELFKTVLEHPQRHEIQILYTQIDRDENDIPHFKSFGYRMDPSWYFYPASTVKLPTSIFALEKINALRIKGLNKETSLKIDSAWDKQTSVSTDSSSANGLPSIGHYIKKILLTSDNDAYNRLFEFLGRAEINQHLRKHGADNSRIVNRLAIGDKGESAKHTNPFTFYEGDKIIYQQKAQYDPNDYPLKLQNVVRGKGYISANDSLIHEPFSFEGLNVYPLADQQLILKKLLFPEAFAKDERFLLTPEDYKFIYYYMSRFPQEVDYPKYDAQDFWPTYSKLLYFGRDKKHQLTDSIRSFNKYGDSYGYNIDNAYIVDFEHGVEFLLAAVVQANKNNIYNDGVYEYKEVTYPFLKNLGRVIYEYELQRRKKVKPNLNRFQF
- a CDS encoding oxidoreductase, which codes for MQQSINVGLIGFGMAGQVFHAPIINCVPGLRLHTIYARRAEQQAIIHSKYPQTQIVADPQDIIQDPDIELVIVATANSVHFSLTKDALLAGKHVVVEKPFTNTATDAEELIALAQKQGKILSVFHSARWHSDYLTVQDVLKSGELGRLVTYEVRYDRFRNYLRPGAWREEDLPGSGIFFDLGAHLIDQSLQLFGKPQAIFTYLRKMREGVKAVDDFEIMLYYHNLKVSLKGSMLIKEPTPRFALYGTDGAFVKHGVDPQEVALKEGRTPLNTSNWGEEPSDIWGILHTDTKGSGFDARGPIPSKKGNYPGFYENVRDAIHGTAELVVKPEQAKDVIEILELGLKSHAERRVIDLS
- a CDS encoding biliverdin-producing heme oxygenase; protein product: MLSAKIKEETKSAHQQLEKKVVEKLKAIRSEEDYADFLKYFYAYFSTVEKAITPFITDELLPDHKERRDSSYLKRDIEALVGRVDALPEVRIPSMSDVLEAMGALYVMEGSIMGGSIIVKMLEKNGIVDGISFFSGYGETTGQKWAVFTAVLNNIAKSEEDETKVIDTANQTFSCFENLFDTVTI
- a CDS encoding glycoside hydrolase family 25 protein — translated: MAKKTVRKSRRKEQRLIRHWKLIVVGISVVGVMAIALLDQLIFHEPMHFGISVPKGFHTHGIDISQYQGDINWKKVSTPQDRDISISFVYMRATMGMRTDKKFKYNWQEAKRYGLKRGAYLYFHPNKDGIKQAELYIKRVGILNDCLAPVVDIEHTYKTDKITLRNNLEACLNRLQEHYGVQPVIYTYTTFYRDFLGSAFDNYPLWIAHYEREDGPDYIERPWDIWQYSERGRIEGITEHVDFNVLHCENDGIMPCFVCKRNS
- the prmC gene encoding peptide chain release factor N(5)-glutamine methyltransferase encodes the protein MQQLNHLKKEFIDKLSPLYPVSEIESLFAQVLEDALQLKRKDYLLDKSFTLSAAGLEKIKKISDRLLKGEPLQYILGVAWFMGLHLKVTEKVLIPRPETEELVDLIIQDHSSSIDQPLQIIDIGTGSGCIPSALKAHLRDAQVWAVDISREALEIAKYNAAKHHTSINFMLADILDWEFVFQDGQKFDIIVSNPPYITPGEKEEMHPNVLQFEPHLALFVEEKAPLLFYETIASFALEHLQPKGKLYFEINSNYGVEVKNLLYKKGFKVVRLLQDMQGADRMISASF